The window tgtactttttacttcactacttttatttgaaaacattaGTTACTTGttgctttgcagattcagattattattaatacaatatttaaatcaactaataacttgtgaattattattatagattaagaaACCcagtagtatataaagtagttgaaattagctccaccattaccagctgcaacattagtgatacacattaatgcatcgcTAATTAGAATCCAGTGATATAATGATTATTCTGAAATAGGCCATTCTgaataatgagtacttttacttttggtgtgttaagtatattttgatgctaactCGCTAActtacttatgtacttttacttaagtaagattttaacTGCAGGCTgacttttactttattaaaagcatttattaCACTGTGATATTgctagttttacttaagtaaaagatcggagtacttcttccacaaaCGCGTGTCACAACTAAAAACCAAATGTCCCCGATCACACTGACCACTTTCGGCGATCACGTGTGCTCCGATGTGGTTTCCGATTTTTTCAAGCCGCACTTGAACGCAGCGGCAGCCCGCTGTCGGAACCAAACGGCCGCACATTTAGCTGCCCCGTGAGTAGCGTGGGTGGAGGCTTGATCAGCGGGTGAACGTACCAATCATATCCGCCCGTGAGCTCCGGAGCTCCCCGCGGCTCCGCCTCCTCCCCCCGCTGCCTGGACCGAACATTCCTCATATTCCTGGGGCTCGATAGCAGAGGAACGCGGCGACGAAACGAAACGAGCCGAAGACACGACGGATTCACACAACTCATGACACTTTAGAAGGGCACGTAAGGTTGGTTTTTAACCTCTTTTTATTATTCACTTAAAATTTCCTCGATTTTTACCCTTTAACTTGGTTTAAACAGAGCTAGTGTTTCCCCACTTAAGTCCGGGGACCGTTTAAGGGTTGGGGGTGTTCATGGGGGAAATATGTAGGATGGAGTGAAATTATTCGCTAATTTTACTACTTTAAAGAGAGGAAATTGTAGGAATAAGTtatttaataatacaatttactTTCTTAGGTTGTTCATCTCTCTATTAAATCAGACCAGGCAGCTTTTAATCTCTTCAGATGGGGGTCAAACTCTCATTAAATGGGGTTTCATGTGTACTCATTTGTTATTTGGGGAAACATTTGAGAGACAATGACCTACAGCTAACGAAGCCATGTCTGTGTGGATGAGTAAAGTCTCTCAGCCTGCAGGGGTGTCTAACAGTGAGTCATAACAGTTATAATGTTCACCTTTTCAGATGTCTTAAATGGAAAAACTCTAACGTTCACCCTGTAAACTTAAGCAGTTTGAGCAGCATTTGTCTGCAAGTCTATTTCTGATGTCAAGAAAATCTCTTTTGGAGCTGATCAAATGAAAGTGAATGTTAAAACTAGCCATGTCTGCTAGGTTGGTGCTATTACATAAAggtttattacatttaaaaaaaaaagctgatgtGATCCTGAATGTGTCTCAGTGTAGCCAAAAAATAATTACCTAGTATTAAGATCttttacaaaagtaaaattagcaatactacagtgtaaaaatactctgttacaagtaaaagtcctgcattcaaaatgttacgtaagtaaaagtacacaagtattagcatcaaaatgtatttaaagtaccaaaagtaaaagtactcattatgcagaatggcccatttcagaataatatatattatgttattggATTATAAACAGTGATGCATTATATGTGCACATCCTTTAATGTTatagctggtaaaggtggagctcatttcagctactttatatactgctgggtagcttacagtaacctataataatacatcataaatgatttgttgattatattttgtattactaatgtaatggagtaaaaagtacaatatttccctctgaagtgtagtagagtagaagtataaagtagcataaaatggtatactatatataaatatacttaGTTTCACTCCACCACTGGGTCTCAGATACTGTATAACCTGGATTTCCTATTTGCTGACAACTGAGCAGACAAAGTCTCCACCAATGACTTTACAAATTACAGGTGCTTGTGTCtcttagagctgaaacgattagtcaattaatcaattcataGATCTACAGAACATTAATCGGCAAtcattttgattattaattaatcgtttaaataattttttaagcaaaaatggttAAATTATTTGGTTTTCTAAAtcttatatttgtttatttcgaTCTCTTTTAGCTCATATATACACGATTATAAAtgcctgcacacatacacacattcagttAAAATATAATCATATAGTTACATAAATagtatatgcacatacacatatgtatatacaaaataaatcaagaaaatgatctatagattaatcgataatgaaaatagttagttgcagtctGTCTTAAAGAGTTGATAACactaattttgacaattttcCAATCTGACAAAAAGGCAATTTTGCAGAAAACCACTGAATGCATGTGGTGTTTTGccatgaaatataataataatatatctgtaataatatatatatgtctttAAAATTCATATTGGTTATTGTACATCAAGTGTAACTGGTAATCTATTAATCTAGGTCGATGTTGGGGCGCGGCGTGAAGCGGAAGTGGAGCTGCTTGGGGGAGCTGGAGGCTGAGACCCTCCCTGCTGCAGCAGAAAAGGAGAAGAATGGGGAGGAAGATGTGGAAGACGAGGGCGGGTTCCTTTTGGGTCCGTCCAAATCCGACATGAGCCACCTGCAGCAGCGTCAGCTGGTTCTCGGCCTCTGCTTGGAGAAGCTCCAGAGCTACCAGGCCGGGATGGAGCTCAGCCTGCGTCGCTCCGTGCTGCTCATCAACACGCTCAGGCAGATCCAGGAGGACATGCAGAGCGATGGGGTGGGAACCTGCACGTCGGAGGCACTCCGCAACGGCGTCCACGCTGACTCCTGCCTTCTCAGGGACGACTTCAGGGAGGACATGCCAGTTACATGCCCCGGGTGTGCAGAGGGTGATGGGGACAACCTATCTCTGTCTCCGCCGCTGTCCCCAGAATTCCCCTCTCAGGAGGCAAACAGTTCGCCCGACTCGCAGAAATCACTGCCTGCTGCAACGATCAATGCTTTTAGTGATGCAGTAAACGCCATGGGCTACCTCAGCGACCTCGCACTAGATGACATCTTTGAGGACATTGACACATCAATGTACGAGACTTCAGATCTGCCTTCTGCCTGGGCGGCGGGCTCCCTGTGGCCCGTCAGTGTGTCGCTTTGGGCGGATGAGGACGTGAAAATGCGCTCTCCCAGCCATGCCGCAGCTGGGAGTCTCCAGTCATGTCTGATGGACATGAATGAGCTGGACCACATCATGGAGATTCTGGTAAAGTCCTGATCGCCAAGACAAACTCCTGAACATTTACTCCACTTGGTTAATCAAGGATTCAGAGTCTGACAGTGGAGACGGGGAACAAGGACTGATTTGAGGGTTGATAGACTCTAATGTGACCTTGGATCTTTAAGGCTCCATCTGATATTTTgggtgaaaatgtgttttaagctTCAGCTAGTTTTAGGTAGATTAAACAATAATTCTTATGCACTTAACTCATTTAAAAGGAACCATCCAACATCCTGAGTTATGTACATGAGCGGATGAAGAATCCAGTTTAAAAGGAAACTTAAAGAAAAATCCACTTTTAAACACTTTTATACTGTTTTTGGTTGTTATAACTCAGGTGGAGAAGTCGCCAAACACACTTTAAGTGATGTGAAGGCACATACAGATATTTCTAAAAGTCTCAGTGGAATTAAATGGTAGAAATTTCTAGCTATCAAATATTACTGTTGACATTCAACAAGgagaaatgcattttttaacagacagagagaccaaTTTCTGCACCCACAGTAGCAGGAAACAGAACAGATAGCTCTGCAGTTTCAGGACAGGTTGTGTTTTGAGCAGTGGGTGAATAACCTGTAGTAAAAGTAGATGAGCCTTGTCTAGacaaatttgcaaaaaaaaaagtgcagtgCAACACATGTAAGGGAAGTGTTGTAACGGACAGGATTAGACAGCATAAATTGATGCCATGTGACAGTGGATTTTGGTAAAActttaaatgcagatggaaccTTAAATGTTCAACCTCACAGTGTTTATGCCATTTTACTCTCCTGATTTATCAAGTTTTAGTAAAAGCAGCAGCAACTCTCTGAGTGAATCCACCAGTGAAGAAGCAACCTGAGCTGCCATGGTTTGTGCGTCACTCAGGCTGTTAGATCAGACCTGGGTTGATTATTAATTGAAATCCCTTCAATTACTTAAGAGGCTGTGCTTCAGCCAGCCAGGAGGGCAAAGGCCTGGGATTCCTTTCcatatgaatgttttttatcGCTCCATGTAGGATCTTTAAATTAGAAACTGACATCAGCCAAACGTCTTTGTGGCTGTGGTCATGCAGCGGTCAGAGGGTGGACggtctatatatttatttggcTTGTGAAAAGAAGAATGTGGCCACTGAATTTGGGGTTTAACCAGCCAAAGTAGCTTCCATTCTCTGAAGATGAATGCCACTTTCACGTCGTATCAGAAGAAGCGTGAGAAATGGATGACATCTTGTTGCTTCGATAGAGAAAgggtaaaatgttttaacttgttGGAACGCCTTTATCTaatattattcttatttatgaatgaaaaatcaaccacaaactacagcagaTATTATTTGTTCTTTGAATGTAGAGTCTATTGTTTAGGTGTGAGTGTAACTTATAATTTAGATCTTTATGATTTTGGACTGTCAATGTATTGGCTGCCATGTCTACTGCTTTTGTTGACACTCTTGCACCATTTGTGACATCAAATGGGACAAACTATCAGAGGCCGTGTAAGAAATATACTCATCTTTTCAGCATAAGGTTGATGTGAACAGTTTATCCTTCTCGGCAGCTGGTATTTATGATAAATGCAACGTGTCATTAACGCAgcataaaacatatattttaaatagtaatGTAATCCCATTCTGGTTCTGACTGAGGAGCTGATCGCCTCAAGTCAACAATCAGGAAAACTTTGCCATGTCTCAGAATTATAAATGACAACAGAAGCCTATGTATTTTTATGGCCATAATGGTATGAATTTTTATTGCAATGTtgggtgttttttaaaaactgttttatatatgtTTCTACCTGAAACTCAAATCACCTGTCCATTAGAATAGATACAGTGAGTGGAGGACTGCAATGAAGCGGATACTCGACCTTCACTATATGTGGTTTACTCCTGTTCTACCTCCTGATGTCTGTTTGTTGTTGGTTTACCTGGACACTCCTGTTTTACACCGTGAGCCATGGactgtctgtcactgttttttatGTTATCGTTTTAACTCGGCTGAAAAATCCAATCCAATGGAATCCAATGCTTTCCTGTCAGACCAAAGTAATCCATCCTTATCCCCATCTCTTGTCTCATGTCGACAACGTGCCTTACTACTGAACCTAATTTTTATTCGTGTTGAGGTTTTTGTGGTTGTCTGAGCTCGAGCttcattgataaaaaaaacCTAAGAGCTGTGTTATGTAAAGCACTGAAAGCCAGAACCGCcatcatttcttcttttttctgtgctcaGTGAACACTAGTGGCATATGAGCTTAATGTATCCTGACAAGCTGACAGTGAACTatcagagggaggaggtggcAGCAAGGGCCAGCAGGGAAAAATAAGAggacatggaggaggaggggtgggagGAAGCAGCTTGCGTCACTTGTTCAGTAGGAGGGGTTTAGAGCTTGTTTTGCCCAGACTCAGCCCACCAACCAATCACATGAGATGTACGAGGTGCACACTGCTACTCCGACAACAACTTGTTTTTGCTCCTAATGGCTCTGTGAACAGCCTGTGAAAGAAAACcacttttctgttgtttttttttcatttacacaaTCTATCGGACAGGACTGAATACAAAAAGCAGAAAGCTGCAGTGTTATTTATAATTGTATGAAAGTACAGTGTCAGTAGGGTCTGTAAAGCACAAGCTGTATGTTGTTGATGCTGATTATGATATAAATGTAACTGAAGGATGAGTTTGCTAGGTAATAAGATGACAATtaataatgtattgtatttttctgtggaatattttatagattttattcaataatacagtaaaaaataCCCAAACTGTGCCTTTTGTGAGTCCTTTGACAAACTGTAAAGCAGGCCTCATTATGCAACATCACATGTTTTTGGGTCAAAGACACAAACGTTACATCCAGATTACAAAAAACTGATTGTCATTTCTGCCAACCTCTCAAAACACGTGCCTTACTGCACACCAACCATGCATACACAATGAGTACATGACTGACTGCATGTGGTTTATGGACAGGCTCTGTTTTTTTGCATCTAGAGGATTTGTTTTGCCCCGGGTTCGGCCTCCCAGGGAAACCTTTCTCTCAGACTTCACCATAATACTGCTTTTTTTACTGTGACTGGTTAACCTAAATGTGTAAACATCTCTAACCTGCAGCATTTAAATGTTAGCGCTTGTTACAGGCAGTACACAGCCTGGGAAGCTTAGCACAGGGCAAAATCTGCATCAATATATTTTTCCACATATGGCTGAAGAGTCAAATGGAAGCCAATACTGCCCTCTGGTGGCCATTTGACTGAAAAGCAGATTGTGCTGATGGTAAAAGCATGACAGTGCAGATACAAAAAGTATGTCCGGTGGCGTTAGTTGATCCTGAAGTCTGGTGTTTTTGCAGCTTCATTATGAACCTGATCCTTGCGCAAAGTCAGCTTCTGTGCACCAAATATTACTACTAGTTCTTACAGTGGGGTAACGGGGTTCCTAGGAATGTCACTTAGTTCACTGGAAACTATCCTAGTCATGGAAAGTATTGAGTGAGAAGCCTAATCTCATGTTTCACCCTCACCTCTGCTGCAGACACATCTGCAGTACTACAGGTCAATACACGAGAAGTAACAACAACGCAATggaaaaaaactgcattatAGAAAAGGCGGTATTGTATAATCAATCGATGTAGTCGAGTATTAAAAATAGTCATTAAATTATTGATGTGCtaacatgtaagcagtatttAGGAGGTGCATTATGGACTGTTTGGTAGTTTGAACTCTAGCAATTTATTCAACAACTTACAAACTGACAAATCTTAATCTTGAGAGTAAGCAGTAACTTGTGCTGTCAAttcagtggagtaaaaagcagcTGCCGGGGATGAAATCTACTTAAAAGCGGCTCCATGGAGCCTaaattgtgtcttttttgtggtttgtttattttttaacaggGACATTACAGATAAACATTGCtgcatagaaaaataaataaaacagatacaGTTTAAAGTGTTCAGGACATCTAGCTGGAGCTAATTTGCAGCCCCTGTCCCTGGTTGGGCTTTTATCACGATAAAacagctaaacaaacaaacagataaaacatgacatgaatgtgacattaaatgtgtttttcactatttagcagcatactttttttttaaatgcagtgtcctttttttttactgcacttCATCCTTCTTTCAGTACATGACTGAGTCTGATATCACTCCAGAGAATAAGACAGAAGTAGAGTTACAGTCGATGTTGTTGGTGAGAGGGCTCTGGTGCTGGAATTCAGGGAGTGGTCACACATGAGGAGGAGCAACACGTGCGCTACTGCACACAACCACTGCTAATGCTAATCATTAAACACATGTGAAGAGAGCGTGTCTGACTGTCAAGCCACATCCATAGTCAAATATGCATTAAAGGttactatctatctatctatctatctatctatctatctatctatctatctatctatctatctatctatctatctatctatctatctatctatctatctatctatctatctatctctgaTGACACTGCACATTACTCACAGTCAAACTGAAGGTATAGATGTTTAAAGGTCTAAATGTCCGCCTGCGGCCCAGCAGAGTGCTGCGGTGTGTCAGTCTGGGTTTTATGTTTCTCTGCAGACAGACATCAGTCTGCTGCGGCGGAGTAAAGCCAAGCTTTGGCTCCGTCTACCAGGCTGACtcagcacacactcacagaacaAACAACCTCTGCTGCTGCAAAACAATGGGATGGACCGACTGGACTGATAGATAGATACATCCAGCAGCACTTGGGGAGTTCTTAGTGTAAAGAAAAACACCTTTCATCAGTGTaaattatgtgtaatgtgtaaagtGATGCTGCATTTGAGACTATATAGATTTTAACAGCCCAAATCAGTTCTAATGTTGGGCATGATCATCCTCTGCTCACAGGAAAAATCAAAACTTAAAGGATagcttcacattttttcaagtctgtcttaaaacaatagtcaggtgaccatatgaacattgaaacaggttttgcttgccaAAAtgattcctcctgttcatactggccattaaaagatcccttcTTAACAT is drawn from Siniperca chuatsi isolate FFG_IHB_CAS linkage group LG15, ASM2008510v1, whole genome shotgun sequence and contains these coding sequences:
- the si:dkey-177p2.6 gene encoding cell division cycle-associated protein 4, with amino-acid sequence MLGRGVKRKWSCLGELEAETLPAAAEKEKNGEEDVEDEGGFLLGPSKSDMSHLQQRQLVLGLCLEKLQSYQAGMELSLRRSVLLINTLRQIQEDMQSDGVGTCTSEALRNGVHADSCLLRDDFREDMPVTCPGCAEGDGDNLSLSPPLSPEFPSQEANSSPDSQKSLPAATINAFSDAVNAMGYLSDLALDDIFEDIDTSMYETSDLPSAWAAGSLWPVSVSLWADEDVKMRSPSHAAAGSLQSCLMDMNELDHIMEILVKS